Below is a window of Mycolicibacterium rhodesiae NBB3 DNA.
CCCCTTGTGGCGCTGCGCCTCGGGATCGGAGCGGAACAGGCCGAACCCGCGCTCACCGAACGGCGCCCGCGAGCTCCAGATCTTCTGACCGTTGAGCAGCCAGCCGCCATCGGTCTTGGTTGCCGTGGATCGCAAGGACGCAAGGTCGCTACCGGACTCCGGTTCAGACCAGGCCTGCGCCCAGATCTCCTCGCCGCTGGCCATTTTCGGCAGTATGCGGTCGAGCTGTTCGGATGTACCGTGTGCGAACAGCGTCGGCGCCAGCATGGAAGTGCCGTTGGCGCTCGCCCGGCCCGGTGCGCCCGCGCGGAAGTACTCCTCCTCGTAGACGATCCACTGCAGCAGCGAGGCGTCGCGGCCGCCGTACTTCTCGGGCCATGTGATCACCGAGAGGCCGGCATCGAAAAGCACCTTGTCCCACTGCCGGTGCTGCTCGAAGCCCTCAGCGGTGTCGTAGGACTTCGTCGGGAACTTGTCCTTGTTCGCCGCGAGGAATTCGCGCACCTCGGACTGGAGGTCCAACGTCGCGTCGTCGAAGTTGAGATCCATCAGAGCCTTTCCCGCAGTGTCTTCTCTCTGAGAACCGGTTTGACCACTTTGCCGCCTGGATTGCGGGGCAACACGTCGATGAACTCCACCGATCGTGGTGCCTTGAAGTTCGCCAAATGCGTACGTGCGTAGGCGATCACTTGCTGTTCATTCAGTTCCGCCCCCGGCTTGAGCACCAGGAACGCCTTGCCGACCTCTCCGAGGCGTTCGTCGGGCACCCCGATCACCGCGGACTCAGCGACCCCGTCGAGCCGGGCCAGCACTTGCTCGATCTCGGCCGGATAGACGTTGAACCCGCCGCAGATGTACATGTCCTTGAGCCGGTCGGTGATCGTCAGATTGCCGCGTTCGTCCAACCGGCCGACGTCCCCGGTGTGCAGCCAGCCTTCGGAGTCGATGGCGGCAGCGGTCGCGTCGGGATCGTCGAGGTAGCCGAACATCACGTTGGGCCCGCGCAGCAGCACTTCACCGGAGCCGTCCTCGGACGGGTCGTCGATGCGCAACTCGAAATCCGCGATCGGGCGTCCGCAGGTGGTCGCGACGGTGACCGCGTCGTCGTCCGCGCGGCACATCGTCCCGAACCCGCTGGCCTCGGTCAGTCCGTAGGCCGTGAGCACGATGTCGATGTCGAGTTCTGCCTGCATGCGTTCGATCAGAACCACCGGGATCGTGGCGGCGCCGGTGACCGCGAACCGCAGCGATGTCAGGTCGTAGTCGCCGCGCTTCGGATGATCGAGAAGCGTCTGATAGATGGTCGGCGGTCCGGGCAGCACGGTGATCCTGTGCTCCGCCACCGCGGCCATCGCCTGCTCGGGGTCGAACGTCAGCTGTGGGATCAGCGTCGCGCCGGTCTGCAGACAGGCCAGGATGCCGGCCTTGTAACCGAAGTTGTGGAAGAACGGATTGATACAGAGGTAGCGGTCGGCGCTGGTGAGCTGCCCACACGCAGCCCATGCGGCGGGTGCATCGAGCGACTGGCGGTGCGCGCACAGCACGCCCTTGCTGCGTCCCGTGGTGCCGGAGGTGAAGAGGATGTCCGAGACGTCATCCGGTGTGACGGCTGCGGCGCGGGCGTCGACCGCCTCGAGATTGTTGCCACGAGCGACGAACTCATCCCAGGTGCCGTCGTCCTTCTCGATCGGGACGCGGATCACATGCCGCAGGTCCGGCAGCGCGTCCCGGTCGATGGATGAGGCCTTGTCGGCGCCGAGGAATTCGCCGGCCGCGAAGAGTAGGGGCGCGGCCGTGCGGTGGAGGATGTCGGTGGCCTCGCTGGCGGTGTAGCGGGTGTTGAGCGGCACCATCACACCACCTGCGTAGTGCGTGGCCAGGCACGCGACCACCCAGTGCCAGGTGTTTGGCGACCAGATCGCGACCCGGTCCCCGGCCTGTACGCCCAGGTCGATCATGGCTGCGGCGGCCTGCCGCACCTCGGTGCGCAACTGCGCCCAGGTCAGCTTGCGATCGTGGGTGACCAGCGCGTCGTGATCGGCAAATTGGTCGGCGATCCGGTCCAGGACCTGCGGAATCGTCCGCGGATCTGGCGTCATCGATGCTCCTCTAACAAAGCAAGTGCTTGGTAGGTTAGCCTACAGGGGTGATAGAGGTCCAGGAGTTCAGGGCCGAGGTCCGCGACTGGCTCGCCGAGAATCTCGCCGGCGAATTCGCCGCGATCAAAGGCCTGGGAGGGCCCGGTCGCGAGGATGAGGCGTTCGAGGAACGTCGGGTCTGGAACCAGCATCTCGCGGCCGCCGGCTACACATGTCTCGGCTGGCCGGAAGAGCACGGCGGCCGTGGCCTGACCGTCGCGCACCGCGTCGCGTTCTACGAGGAGTACGCCCTCGCGAACGCACCCGCGAAGGTGAATCACTTCGGCGAGGAATTGCTGGGGCCGACGGTGATCGCCTTCGGCACTCCCGAGCAGCAGCAGCGCTTCCTGCCCAAGATCCTCGACGTCACCGAGCTGTGGTGCCAGGGCTACTCGGAACCCGGCGCGGGCAGCGATCTGGCCAACGTGTCGACGACCGCTGAGCTCGTGGGTGACGAGTGGGTCATCAACGGGCAGAAGGTGTGGACGTCGCTGGCGCACTGGGCGCAGTGGTGCTTCGTCGTGGCGCGCACCGAGAAGGGCTCGAAACGCCACGCGGGCCTGTCATTCCTTCTGGTGCCGTTGGATCAACCGGGTGTCGAGGTGCGGCCCATCGTGCAGCTGACCGGGGACTCGGAGTTCAACGAGGTGTTCTTCGACGACGCACGCACCGAGGCCGGACTGGTGGTCGGGGAGCCCGGCGATGGTTGGCGAGTCGCCATGGGACTCTTGACGTTCGAGCGTGGTGTGTCGACGCTGGGTCAACAGATCGAGTACGCCCGTGAGCTTTCCGGTGTCGCCGAGCTCGCCAAGAGTAACGGCGCCGCCGACGATCCGCTGATCCGTGAGCGGTTGGCCCGATCGTGGGCCGGTCTGCGCACTATGAGGTCGTATGCGCTGGCGACGATGGATGTCGAGCAGCCGGGACAGGACAACGTCTCGAAACTGTTGTGGGCCAACTGGCATCGCGAACTCGGTGAGATCGCCATGGAGGTGCTCGGCAGTGACGGACTGACGCTGACCGATGGCGAATTCGACGAATGGCAGAAGCTGTACCTGTTCTCGCGCGCGGACACGATCTACGGCGGTTCCAACGAGATCCAGCGCAACATCATCGCCGAGCGGGTGCTCGGCCTACCGCGAGAGGTCAAGGGATGAGTCTGGCCGAAGCGCCGAAAGAGATTGAGGGCCACGGACTTCTGACCGGCAAGGTGGTCGTGGTGACCGCCGCGGCGGGCACCGGCATCGGGTCGGCGGTGGCGCGACGCGCGTTGATCGAGGGTGCCGACGTGGTCGTCTCAGACCACCATGAGAGGCGCCTTCTCGAAACTCGCGACCAGCTGGCCGAACTCGGCCTCGGTCGCGTGGAGAGCGTGGTCTGCGACGTGACGTCTACCGCGCAGGTCGACGCGCTGATCTCGTCGACGACAGCCCGGCTGGGGCGGCTCGACGTGCTGGTCAACAATGCGGGTCTGGGCGGCGAGACGCCCATCGTCGATATGACCGATGAAGAGTGGGACCGCGTCCTGAATGTGACGCTGACGTCGGTGATGCGCGCGACGCGCGCCGCCCTGTGGTATTTCCGCGAGGCCGATCACGGCGGTGTGATCGTCAACAACGCCAGCGTCCTCGGTTGGCGTGCACAGCATTCACAGTCGCACTACGCCGCGGCCAAAGCAGGAGTGATGGCGCTGACGCGTTGCAGCGCAATCGAAGCCGTCGAGCACGGTGTGCGTATCAACGCGGTGTCCCCGAGTATCGCCAGGCACAAGTTCCTCGAGAAGGTCAGCAGCTCGGAGTTGCTGGACCGGCTCTCGGAGGGCGAGGCGTTCGGACGCGCGGCCGAGCCTTGGGAGATCGCCGCCACCATAGCCTTTCTGGCCAGCGACTACTCCAGTTACCTGACTGGCGAAGTGATTTCGGTATCGAGTCAACGAGCATGACCACACCCGCACCCGGTCAGCCGGCAACACGCCGCGACGAGCTTCTCGAGCTCGCCGCGACGATGTTCGCCGAGCGCGGGCTGCGGGCGACCACGGTGCGCGACATCGCGGACTCGGCGGGAATCCTGTCCGGCAGTCTCTACCATCACTTCTCGTCCAAGGAGGAGATGGTCGACGAGGTGCTGCGCGGATTTCTCGACTGGCTCTTCGAACGCTATGAGGAGATCGTCGCAAGCGAAGACAATCCCCTGGCACGGCTCAAGGGACTGTTCATGGCGTCGTTCGAGGCGATCGAGCACCGGCACGCACAGGTCGTCATCTATCAGGACGAGGCCAAGCGACTCGCAGGCCAGGAGCGCTTCTCCTATGTGGAGAAACGCAATCAAGAGCAGCGCAAGATGTGGCTGGACCTGCTCAACCAGGGCATCGAGGACGGGTACTTCCGGCCCGACATCGATGTCGATCTGGTCTACCGGTTCATCCGCGACACAACCTGGGTTTCGGTCCGCTGGTATCAACCGGGCGGACCGCTCACGGCCGAAGAGGTCGGCCGACAGTACCTAGCCATCGTTCTCGGCGGTATCACCAATGAAAAGAAGGATTGAAGCAATGACTGGAGCACCGCAGGCATACGTCATCGAAGCTGTCCGTACCGCTGTCGGCAAGCGCGGCGGAGGACTGTCCGGCGTGCACCCCGTGGATCTGGGCGCTGCGGCGTGGCGCGGTCTGTTCGACCGCGTAGACGTCGACCCCGGTGCCGTCGACGATGTCATCGCCGGTTGCGTCGACGCCATCGGCCCGCAGGCCGGCAACATCGCCAGGCTTTCGTGGCTGGCCGCCGGATACCCCGAAGAGGTGCCCGGTGTCACCGTCGACCGCCAGTGCGGTTCGAGTCAGCAGGCCATTTCCTTTGGCGCACAGGCGATCATGTCCGGCACTGCCGACCTGATCGTTGCGGGCGGTATGCAGAACATGAGCCAGATCCCGATTTCGTCCGCGATGACGGTGGCCGAGCAGTTCGGTTTCACCTCGCCGACCAACGAGTCCAAGAGCTGGCTGCACCGCTACGGCGACCAGGAGATCTCGCAGTTCCGCGGTTCGGAGCTGATCGCCGAGAAGTGGAACCTCTCGCGTGAGGAGATGGAGCAGTACTCGCTGACCAGCCACCAGCGCGCCCAGGAGGCGATCCGGGCCGGGCACTTCGAGAACGAGATCATCGACGTCGATGGCTTCGTCATCGACGAGGGGCCGCGCGACACGTCTCTGGAGAAGATGGCCGGGCTCAAGACCCTCGTCGAGGGTGGCCGGCTGACCGCCGCCATGGCCAGCCAGATCTCCGACGGGTCCAGCGCCGTTCTGCTCGCCTCCGAAAAGGCAGTGCAGGCTCACAATCTGAAACCGCGGGCACGCATCCACCACATCAGCGCCCGTGGCGCCGATCCGGTGTTCATGCTGACCGGCCCGATCCCCGCGACTCAGTACGCGCTGGACAAGACCGGCCTGTCTATCGACGACATCGACACCGTCGAGATCAACGAGGCGTTCGCGCCGGTCGTCATGGCGTGGCTCAAGGAGACCAAGGCCGACCCCGCGAAGGTCAACCCCAGCGGTGGCGCGATCGCGCTCGGGCACCCCCTCGGCGCGACCGGGGCCAAGCTGTTCACCACGATGCTGAACACGTTGGAGCGCACCGGCGGTCGCTACGGTCTGCAGACGATGTGCGAGGGCGGCGGCACCGCCAACGTCACCATCATCGAGCGCCTCTAGTTCTTGTCGTGAGCGCGAGCGTGCGCGAACTCCGATCGCTCCTCGGCGTGTCGGCCGCAAACACGCACCCTCGCTGTGGACCTAGTGGTCGTGCACGATCACACCGCGGATGTTACGTCCCGCGAGCATGTCGTCGTACGCCTCGTTGATGTCGTTGAGTTTGTACTCGGCAGTGACGGTTTCGTCGAGCAGTAGCTTGCCGTCGCGGTAGAGGTTGAGCAGGCGTGGGATGTCCGCCCGCGGGTTGGCCTCACCGTAGAGGCTGCCGAGAAGCCTCTTCTGGAACAGCGTCACCATCGCCATCGGCAGGGTCGGCGTCACATCGGCCATCGAGGCGATCGCCGTCATCACCACGGCGCCTCCCTTGCGGACGATGTCCATGGCCTCGTTGATCATCGGCCCCTTGAGCAGGCCGACGGTCAGCAGCGCGGAGTCGGCCATCACGCCTCGGGTCAGGTCACCGACCAGTTCCATCGCCTCGGGCATCGACGTCACGAAGTGAGTGGCGCCGAACTGGAATGCCTTGTCCCGCTTCGATTCGACGATGTCAACGACGACGATGTGCTCGGCGCCGGCC
It encodes the following:
- the fadD3 gene encoding 3-((3aS,4S,7aS)-7a-methyl-1,5-dioxo-octahydro-1H-inden-4-yl)propanoate--CoA ligase FadD3; protein product: MTPDPRTIPQVLDRIADQFADHDALVTHDRKLTWAQLRTEVRQAAAAMIDLGVQAGDRVAIWSPNTWHWVVACLATHYAGGVMVPLNTRYTASEATDILHRTAAPLLFAAGEFLGADKASSIDRDALPDLRHVIRVPIEKDDGTWDEFVARGNNLEAVDARAAAVTPDDVSDILFTSGTTGRSKGVLCAHRQSLDAPAAWAACGQLTSADRYLCINPFFHNFGYKAGILACLQTGATLIPQLTFDPEQAMAAVAEHRITVLPGPPTIYQTLLDHPKRGDYDLTSLRFAVTGAATIPVVLIERMQAELDIDIVLTAYGLTEASGFGTMCRADDDAVTVATTCGRPIADFELRIDDPSEDGSGEVLLRGPNVMFGYLDDPDATAAAIDSEGWLHTGDVGRLDERGNLTITDRLKDMYICGGFNVYPAEIEQVLARLDGVAESAVIGVPDERLGEVGKAFLVLKPGAELNEQQVIAYARTHLANFKAPRSVEFIDVLPRNPGGKVVKPVLREKTLRERL
- the ipdE1 gene encoding acyl-CoA dehydrogenase IpdE1, with protein sequence MIEVQEFRAEVRDWLAENLAGEFAAIKGLGGPGREDEAFEERRVWNQHLAAAGYTCLGWPEEHGGRGLTVAHRVAFYEEYALANAPAKVNHFGEELLGPTVIAFGTPEQQQRFLPKILDVTELWCQGYSEPGAGSDLANVSTTAELVGDEWVINGQKVWTSLAHWAQWCFVVARTEKGSKRHAGLSFLLVPLDQPGVEVRPIVQLTGDSEFNEVFFDDARTEAGLVVGEPGDGWRVAMGLLTFERGVSTLGQQIEYARELSGVAELAKSNGAADDPLIRERLARSWAGLRTMRSYALATMDVEQPGQDNVSKLLWANWHRELGEIAMEVLGSDGLTLTDGEFDEWQKLYLFSRADTIYGGSNEIQRNIIAERVLGLPREVKG
- the ipdF gene encoding (5R,7aS)-5-hydroxy-7a-methyl-1-oxo-2,3,5,6,7,7a-hexahydro-1H-indene-carboxyl-CoA reductase; this encodes MSLAEAPKEIEGHGLLTGKVVVVTAAAGTGIGSAVARRALIEGADVVVSDHHERRLLETRDQLAELGLGRVESVVCDVTSTAQVDALISSTTARLGRLDVLVNNAGLGGETPIVDMTDEEWDRVLNVTLTSVMRATRAALWYFREADHGGVIVNNASVLGWRAQHSQSHYAAAKAGVMALTRCSAIEAVEHGVRINAVSPSIARHKFLEKVSSSELLDRLSEGEAFGRAAEPWEIAATIAFLASDYSSYLTGEVISVSSQRA
- the kstR2 gene encoding TetR family transcriptional regulator KstR2; amino-acid sequence: MTTPAPGQPATRRDELLELAATMFAERGLRATTVRDIADSAGILSGSLYHHFSSKEEMVDEVLRGFLDWLFERYEEIVASEDNPLARLKGLFMASFEAIEHRHAQVVIYQDEAKRLAGQERFSYVEKRNQEQRKMWLDLLNQGIEDGYFRPDIDVDLVYRFIRDTTWVSVRWYQPGGPLTAEEVGRQYLAIVLGGITNEKKD
- the fadA6 gene encoding steroid 3-ketoacyl-CoA thiolase FadA6, translating into MTGAPQAYVIEAVRTAVGKRGGGLSGVHPVDLGAAAWRGLFDRVDVDPGAVDDVIAGCVDAIGPQAGNIARLSWLAAGYPEEVPGVTVDRQCGSSQQAISFGAQAIMSGTADLIVAGGMQNMSQIPISSAMTVAEQFGFTSPTNESKSWLHRYGDQEISQFRGSELIAEKWNLSREEMEQYSLTSHQRAQEAIRAGHFENEIIDVDGFVIDEGPRDTSLEKMAGLKTLVEGGRLTAAMASQISDGSSAVLLASEKAVQAHNLKPRARIHHISARGADPVFMLTGPIPATQYALDKTGLSIDDIDTVEINEAFAPVVMAWLKETKADPAKVNPSGGAIALGHPLGATGAKLFTTMLNTLERTGGRYGLQTMCEGGGTANVTIIERL